In Tubulanus polymorphus chromosome 8, tnTubPoly1.2, whole genome shotgun sequence, one genomic interval encodes:
- the LOC141909933 gene encoding uncharacterized protein LOC141909933: MSTTFTNWYLLTILLLCVVELTISFPVTRDEIDSARSSSLPRDTADTNTISGALLTNNRDSVKQMNIEAAFKRNFDRKSINANWNNANEDSNDFKRVYDSVKHSPRSRARFNPSVLKFLQALSSFNRMANKLEEIGYILIGQSVVDSGQPIEDSDQSVVDRGQLVVDMGQLVTDSEKFIKDNGLSAVDSGQSIADSKHSFMDSGQLATIDNRGQYQVPKSYLRSPVKSTDKFITTDEKREVNLSGGLKVTGGQLDDRWTSDAGRKIAKPDRIRRSRRRRTNEAGISSDTANIRDVAKNIDRLPRIPNDKTYYREDGGSRSEEKLEQTPEQRLKDRRVNSSRRAEAKKNNRNKQNADVKSNLAKSGSETIVDSVPLVEEIGTSGLNRNVQKEHLHLVEKVGISKRKVSAQKSVIPLVVEIATSRQKRNTEKMMNIPLVEKVRTSRWKRSTEEKVMNAPLMEEIESVEKTNGGSGSDEFVKVRSIDETDDDVGSGLAATVNISSSDEDGGESENIATSTNIATTQLATNVTARPITTVAAEEQTDNSIINTDRKQALTQNLTITTTAAPSSGETLNQTEHVYNTYLRNVTEITKKPVSNPTRSTPPDMTVTTGTKMPDTVVINSTIATSPTIPDTIPTNIAIASSTAISNTTAINETVMSPSTDTTEANSTVATSSTTMDNTASTRTNVTNVSGTVKMAVTNSTTAESPTTLDSMATNGTTSPTILDTRATNGSIPTRSTIPDAIATNDTRANPTNDILVTDSSTIGTSTKSDIMATSPTSTDTVTSPTITTKMATSPTITSDTATNNTVLRNSTVVAGASRGFIAAIVVCSIVGFWIIIGPLICIGCKIKDYVADRRVKEHGEGDVFLKHFVKIEPRDGAGENGNTKSNGKLDKTTSSNGHSKNGSTEQPDLTKTVNGKTVYISEEEGIVHTRL; this comes from the coding sequence ATGTCGACGACCTTTACGAACTGGTATCTGCTGACGATCTTATTACTGTGCGTCGTCGAACTAACGATTTCATTTCCCGTAACCAGAGACGAGATCGACTCGGCCCGGAGTTCATCGCTTCCCCGAGATACCGCTGATACAAACACCATCAGCGGCGCATTGTTAACAAACAATCGCGATTCCgtaaaacaaatgaatatcGAAGCCGCATTCAAACGAAACTTCGATCGGAAATCAATTAACGCTAATTGGAATAACGCAAACGAAGACTCGAACGATTTTAAACGTGTTTATGATTCTGTCAAACATTCGCCGAGGAGTAGAGCCAGGTTTAATCCGTCGGTGTTGAAGTTTCTGCAGGCATTGAGTTCGTTTAATCGTATGGCCAATAAACTAGAGGAAATCGGCTATATCTTAATCGGTCAGTCAGTAGTGGACAGTGGTCAGCCAATAGAGGACAGTGATCAGTCAGTAGTGGACAGGGGTCAGTTGGTAGTGGACATGGGCCAATTAGTAACGGACAGCGAAAAGTTTATAAAGGACAATGGCTTGTCAGCAGTGGACAGCGGTCAATCGATAGCGGACAGCAAACACTCGTTCATGGACAGCGGTCAGTTGGCTACCATCGATAACCGCGGTCAGTATCAAGTGCCCAAGTCTTATCTACGTTCGCCAGTAAAATCAACCGATAAGTTTATAACGACAGATGAAAAACGAGAGGTCAACCTGAGTGGAGGTCTTAAAGTGACCGGCGGTCAGTTAGACGATCGCTGGACATCCGATGCGGGTAGAAAGATTGCGAAACCGGATCGTATCCGTAGATCGCGGCGGCGGCGAACGAACGAGGCCGGAATTTCATCAGACACGGCAAACATCCGCGACGTCGCGAAAAATATCGACCGGTTACCGAGAATTCCGAACGATAAGACGTATTATCGCGAAGACGGTGGCAGTCGGTCGGAGGAGAAACTGGAGCAGACACCGGAGCAGAGATTAAAGGACAGACGGGTGAATTCCTCGCGTCGTGCTGAGGCGAAGAAAAATAATCGCAACAAACAAAACGCCGACGTCAAATCTAATTTAGCGAAGTCGGGTAGCGAGACGATTGTAGACAGTGTCCCCCTGGTGGAGGAAATCGGAACGAGTGGGCTGAATAGAAACGTGCAAAAGGAACATCTACACCTGGTGGAGAAAGTCGGAATTAGCAAACGGAAAGTGAGCGCTCAGAAGAGTGTTATACCTCTAGTGGTGGAAATTGCAACAAGCAGACAGAAgcgcaatacagagaaaatgatgaatatccCCCTGGTGGAGAAAGTACGAACTAGCCGATGGAAACGCAGTACAGAGGAGAAAGTAATGAACGCCCCCCTGATGGAAGAAATAGAAAGTGTCGAAAAAACAAACGGCGGCAGCGGATCGGACGAATTCGTTAAAGTCAGATCGATCGATGAAACTGATGACGACGTCGGGAGCGGTCTCGCGGCGACGGTAAATATATCATCATCGGATGAGGACGGCGGCGAATCTGAAAATATCGCGACCTCGACAAATATCGCTACTACGCAATTAGCTACTAACGTTACAGCACGTCCAATAACTACCGTTGCTGCAGAAGAACAAACCGATAATTCGATAATTAACACCGATCGAAAACAAGCGTTGACccaaaatctaaccataacaACAACGGCGGCTCCGTCTAGCGGTGAAACGCTGAATCAAACTGAACATGTGTATAATACTTATTTGAGGAACGTCACCGAAATTACGAAAAAACCTGTCTCGAATCCGACTAGATCCACCCCACCTGATATGACTGTAACAACTGGTACTAAGATGCCAGATACCGTGGTAATCAATAGTACCATAGCAACAAGTCCTACAATTCCAGATACCATACCAACCAATATTGCCATTGCATCCAGTACTGCAATATCAAATACTACAGCAATTAATGAGACCGTAATGAGCCCATCAACTGATACCACCGAAGCTAATAGTACCGTAGCAACCAGTTCTACAACAATGGATAATACGGCATCTACTAGAACCAACGTGACTAATGTTTCCGGAACCGTTAAAATGGCGGTAACCAATAGTACAACGGCCGAAAGTCCTACAACACTGGACAGTATGGCAACTAATGGAACAACCAGTCCTACAATATTGGACACTAGGGCAACCAATGGTTCCATACCAACCAGATCAACAATACCGGACGCAATAGCAACTAATGATACCAGGGCGAACCCGACAAACGATATCTTAGTTACTGATAGTAGTACCATTGGAACAAGTACAAAATCTGATATCATGGCAACCAGTCCGACAAGCACTGACACGGTAACCAGTCCGACAATAACCACTAAAATGGCAACCAGTCCGACAATAACCAGCGACACAGCGACCAATAACACTGTATTGCGTAATTCGACGGTTGTCGCCGGAGCGAGTCGAGGCTTCATCGCGGCGATCGTCGTTTGTTCGATCGTCGGATTCTGGATTATAATCGGACCGCTGATCTGTATCGGGTGTAAAATCAAAGACTACGTCGCCGACCGACGCGTCAAGGAACACGGCGAGGGAGACGTCTTCCTGAAACACTTCGTTAAAATCGAACCTCGAGACGGCGCCGGCGAGAACGGAAATACAAAATCGAACGGTAAACTGGATAAAACGACGTCGTCGAACGGACATAGCAAGAACGGATCGACCGAGCAGCCGGATCTAACGAAAACAGTAAACGGTAAAACGGTTTATATATCGGAGGAGGAAGGCATCGTTCATACCAGATTATGA